The genomic stretch AGGCGTTTTTTAACATGTGCTCACTCAATCAGCCCCGACCATGATGCTCCTGAACGATAGATCACAAATCTTGCTCAAAACGCTTGTCGAGCGCTATATCGCCGACGGCCAGCCCGTGGGCTCGAAAGCGCTGTCGCAGTTTTCGGGCTTGGACGTGAGCAGCGCAACAATCCGCAATGTGATGGCCGATTTGGAGCAGCTGGGCTTGGTCGCTAGCCCGCACACTTCGGCTGGCCGCATCCCAACCGCGCAGGGTTATCGGCTGTTTGTTGATACGCTGCTGGCAGTACAACCGCTGGGCAGCGTGGAAATTAACGCGCCATTGCCGAACGATAATCCGCAACACAGCATTCAAGCCGCATCGCAATTACTGTCGCAACTAACGCAATTTGCCGGCGTGGTGATGACGCCCAAGCGCAGCGAATTGCATTTAAAACAAATCGAATTTCTGCCGCTGGGCGATAAGCGCGTACTGCTGATTTTGGTCACCAATGATGGCGACGTGCAAAACCGCATTGTGCAAACCGAGCGCCAATTTGCACCGAATGAACTGATTCACGCCGCGCAATTTTTAAACGAGCATTGCGCGGGTAAAACGCTCAGCGTCTTGCTGAGCTGGCTGCAAAGCGATGTGATACGCGTTAAGCAAGACCTGACCAGCCTGATGAACGCGGCAGTGGCCGTTAGCAGTAATTTAAATACCGATCATATGGTCATCGCGGGCGAGCACCAATTGCTTGGCCTGCACGACTTCTCAGGTGATATGCAACGAATGCGGCAATTGTTTGAACTTTTCGAGCAAAAAACCGCCCTA from Chitinibacter sp. SCUT-21 encodes the following:
- the hrcA gene encoding heat-inducible transcriptional repressor HrcA; the protein is MMLLNDRSQILLKTLVERYIADGQPVGSKALSQFSGLDVSSATIRNVMADLEQLGLVASPHTSAGRIPTAQGYRLFVDTLLAVQPLGSVEINAPLPNDNPQHSIQAASQLLSQLTQFAGVVMTPKRSELHLKQIEFLPLGDKRVLLILVTNDGDVQNRIVQTERQFAPNELIHAAQFLNEHCAGKTLSVLLSWLQSDVIRVKQDLTSLMNAAVAVSSNLNTDHMVIAGEHQLLGLHDFSGDMQRMRQLFELFEQKTALLQLLEQGHHAQGVQIYIGGESGLAPLDQCSVITAPYQVNGEVVGTLGVIGPTRMAYERVIPIVDITAKLLGSALSN